The proteins below come from a single Aquarana catesbeiana isolate 2022-GZ linkage group LG12, ASM4218655v1, whole genome shotgun sequence genomic window:
- the LOC141114466 gene encoding cell death regulator Aven-like, which yields MGGAQSTRQWLNAERLWRSLRAGKSFLIAPTHPEQMERGRSRHRRGGGGGRRPYRGRGSGGDREHVYRGHRGPAREHTGTPEARNQDADNGGETAEVSEERTGGFSKRKLLSNWERYEAAEKHEAAEAAGSEVLRRGEEYSVLLSSAGDSYTQFRLSEEKEWGSGAGEAPGCADYKVLLTALQTLPLHLILNIEEELVQEGLPQELPHFIPTMGAQPPLPGATPSSQPPLPGATPSSQPPLPGATPSSQPPLPGATPPHQTLDQELDFLLGLEAPVLEGKAESPVLDPEPKKPETPTMMDNVEEEAKAITAEDLEDWLDAMIA from the coding sequence ATGGGAGGGGCCCAGTCTACCCGCCAATGGCTGAACGCCGAGCGTTTATGGAGGAGTCTGAGGGCGGGGAAGAGTTTTTTGATTGCACCGACCCATCCTGAGCAGATGGAACGTGGCCGCAGTAGACACCGGAGAGGGGGCGGTGGTGGTCGTAGGCCGTACCGGGGCCGTGGCTCGGGAGGTGACcgggaacatgtgtacagaggacacaggggaCCGGCCCGGGAGCACACAGGAACCCCGGAGGCCAGGAACCAGGATGCGGACAATGGCGGGGAGACGGCGGAAGTGAGTGAGGAACGGACCGGCGGGTTCTCTAAGAGGAAACTCCTCTCTAACTGGGAGCGCTATGAGGCGGCGGAGAAGCATGAAGCGGCGGAGGCGGCGGGGAGTGAGGTGCTGAGGAGGGGAGAGGAATACTCCGTACTGctgagctccgccggggactcgtACACTCAGTTCCGGCTCTCTGAGGAGAAGGAATGGGGGAGCGGGGCAGGAGAGGCCCCGGGGTGTGCGGACTATAAGGTTCTCCTCACAGCTCTGCAGACTCTACCCCTCCACCTCATCCTCAATATAGAGGAGGAGCTCGTACAGGAGGGCCTGCCCCAGGAGCTGCCTCATTTCATCCCCACCATGGGGGCCCAGCCTCCTCTCCCAGGGGCCACACCTTCCTCTCAGCCTCCTCTCCCAGGGGCCACACCTTCCTCTCAGCCTCCTCTCCCAGGGGCCACACCTTCCTCTCAGCCTCCTCTCCCAGGGGCCACACCTCCCCACCAGACCCTGGACCAGGAGCTGGACTTCCTGCTGGGTCTGGAAGCCCCTGTCTTGGAGGGAAAGGCTGAGTCCCCTGTCCTGGACCCCGAACCTAAGAAACCTGAGACACCCACCATGATGGACAACGTGGAGGAGGAGGCCAAGGCCATCACTGCTGAGGATCTGGAAGACTGGCTCGATGCCATGATTGCCTGA